AATAGCGCTCAATGTCGTCAATCATGACTGCTTCTTGTGGCTCGACATTAAGCTTTTTGCAAACCAATTCAAAAATCTGTGGATCCGGCTTTGTCATTCCCGTCTCATAAGAAAACACCATGGCATCAAATAACTCTTGCTCGTCTGGGGTTAAGAATGAATCGGTAATCCACGGGGTTGCCACGTTGCTAAGCAAACCGATTTTATAGCGCGGCTTTAACTGCTTAATATAAATAAGCAGTTGTTCATTTTTTATGGTGTTTTCTACCCTTATGTCTTCCAGCTCAGTGAAAGTACTTCCTGTTGCTTGTTTAATCTGTTCTGCTGCCGTTTCTTTGTCTAGTAACCCAGCATCGTACGCCCTGTGTGTTTCACGTGCCGCATTAGTATCGGCGCTCTCTGGCAAGCTATCAATAAAAGCCCGCCACGTATCAGTAGTCAAAACACCGAAGCAATCAAAGATTATCGCTTTAATCATACCTCTAGTCTAGCAAACTATCTGATGCCAAGACCGCTGGTAAGATCTCGGTAATCCGTAATCTGTGCCTCAAAGAGTTTCCGTACAGTACTCATGTCGCCACCGAAGCTTCCGTCTCTACGGGAACAAGATGTCGCCCACAATCTAGATACCTCATCGCCTTCTTCTTCAATTTCCATAATAAACCGGCGTCCAAAAGGACACATCCCACGTTCGTCATCGCTACGAGCTACCTGCTCCTCCGTATAACCGGCTTTGTCTAGAGCGTATAAGAACGCCTCGAACGCCGCCTGGTTATTTGGATAAGTTTGTCTGTTAACAACCGACCCTGTGTAACCACTAAGCTGTTCGACAGTTCGTCGACCCTTAGTAACACTAATACGCACCGCGTTAAACTCATCTTGACCAACAATATTACCTTGCACCGTATAGCGCACAGTTGCTGAGGTATCAACATAATCAGTCACGTCAACTTGCTCGACTGGTATATCGGCACTGGGAGTCATTAACCTAACCGCAATCAATACAACGATTACGATTACAGCAATTATTGCTCCCAATAGCGCCAATCCATACCTGTTCATAAGCATTATTATAACACGCTTATAGCTATTTTTCAATAGTTTCTACCCTTAAATGTCACAAACATTCGTTATAAATTAACAATCGACGCCTACCTTAGTGGTAAACGCCGATTGTAAGCGGGTGTGACGGTGTAAGAATCCTATAAAACGTGTTTTACTCTCGCGGGGACAAGATTACGTAAAACAGCGATTTATAGTTGAGTTTTGGCCTGTCGTTCCCTAGCACACATCACCCTGCTGCAATTGAGTAAGAAGGGAGTTAGATCGGTTACGCCACTTGCTCGGTTATCACATAGGCGTCCATCTAATAGTGATAACGTCAACGCACCCTAACTCAATTGTGCCCACATTATAGTACTTTTTGTAATTTATGTCAATGCTTGAGCAGCGTTTACTTAAGCAGTTCCGTAAACTCTGCGGGATACTTATGACTTAGGCGTGTGACTGCCGCCTTCGCAAACCGGACACCAAAATCAATAATCTCTTTTTCTAGTACCTGCATATTATAGTTCGCCCCAGTTTTTGCCGGTTACTACGTCTACATCTAGTTTTACAGGTAAGGTGTGAATGCTTTCCATAGTGGTTTTTAGCATGTCGGCCATGCCTTCCGCCTCTGATTCCGGACATTCAATCAGGATACTGTCGTGGATTTGCAGCAGCTGCTTGCATGGCGTCCCTTCCAGCTTTTTCTGCACTTCTATCATGGCCATTTTCATCAAATCTGCCTCGGTACCTTGTATCGGCATATTAATGGCAGCGCGTTCAGCTGCTTGGCGCACCGCAAAATTACTAGAGTGAATATCCGGCATTGGGCGACGGCGACCAAACAGTGTCTCCACATAGCCGTCTTCACGAGCCTTTTCTTTAAGATGATTCATGTACTCCAAAAGTGGTTTGCGTAGCTCGAAATATTTTTCGATAAAGTGCTGGGCGGCATCGCGCGTCATACCCGTAGCAATACTTAACCCATGTGGGCTCATGCCATAAAGTACACCAAAATTAATCACTTTAGCGTCACGGCGCATGCTCTTGGTCACTTCATCCGGTTGACGATTGTACACTTGGGCGGCGGTAGCGGTATGAATATCGGCACCACCATTAAACATCTCGATTAGCTCGGTGTCGTTTGCCAGATATGCTGCCAAGCGGAGTTCAAACTGCGAGTAGTCAGCACTGATAAGTACCTTGCCTTTGCCGGCCACAAAAGCAGTGCGAATTCTACGGCCGAGATCTGTGCGAGTTGGTATATTTTGTAAATTAGGGTCGGTGCTGGATAATCGGCCAGTCTGAGCAATTGTCAGGTTAAACGTGGTATGCAAACGCGAGTTCTCGTCAACCATTTCTGGCAAGGTATCAACATATGTATTTTTAAGCTTGGTGACCTCACGATAGTGAGTAATTAAATCAATTATTTCATGCTGTCCACGTAGTTTATCTAACTCACTGGCAGCAGTTGAGTAACTGGTTTTTCCTTTTTTAATACCTTGAGTTGGCAACTTCAGTTTATTGAACAAAATTTCACTCAATTGTGCCGGGCTACC
This portion of the Candidatus Saccharibacteria bacterium genome encodes:
- a CDS encoding HAD family phosphatase gives rise to the protein MIKAIIFDCFGVLTTDTWRAFIDSLPESADTNAARETHRAYDAGLLDKETAAEQIKQATGSTFTELEDIRVENTIKNEQLLIYIKQLKPRYKIGLLSNVATPWITDSFLTPDEQELFDAMVFSYETGMTKPDPQIFELVCKKLNVEPQEAVMIDDIERYCEAARDIGMQAVVYRDLKQLKQELKRILADLDHK